TTATTAGTTATTTCCTTGTAATATTTGTAGGACTTACCATTGTTTTTATTGTTCCCCGTTTAAGCCCTATAGATCCTGTTCAACAAATGATTAACACTATAACTATGATGGGAACTTATATGGATCCAGAGGCTATAGAAAAATTAACCGAGACTCTAAAGGATCTTTATGGACTAAGAGGATCGTTATGGCAACAGTATCTAACTTTCTGGGGAAGATTTTTAAGAGGTGATTTTGGACCATCATTTTTTAGATTTCCTGTTCCTGTTATAAAGCTTATTGGAGATTCTCTTCCTTGGACTATAGGACTTTTAAGTATATCGACCTTTTTATCTTGGCTTATAGGAAATATTTTGGGAGGGCTATGCGGTTTCTTTTATCAAAAAAGATGGGCAAGAGCTTTGGAAAATATAGCTATGGTTATTCGCCCAATTCCTTATTATATTTTTGCTTTTATATTATTACTCGTCTTTGGATATTTTTTAAAACTTTTTCCCATAGCAGGAGGTTTTGGTATAGGTTCTACCCCATCCTTTAGTTTAAGATTTATTACAGAACTTATTAGACATGCTTTCCTTCCTCTCTTATCCATGATGACCCTAGGAATTGCAGTTACCCTTCAATCCATGAGATTAATAGTTCAAAATGTTCTAAGAGAAGACTTTATTGTTTTTGCAAAGGCGGGAGGAGTTAGAAACAGAACCCTTCTTTTCAAATATGCCATAAGAAATGCTATGCTTCCTCAGATTACTGGTCTTGCTCTTTCTATGGGTCAAATCTTTGGAGGAGCACTAATAACAGAAATTGTATTTTCCTATCCTGGTATGGGAACTTTACTTTATAACGCAATAAATACTGGAGATTATAATTTAATAATGGGAATAACTGCCATATCCATTATTGGAATTGCAACCTTTATTTTAATTATAGATCTTTTATACCCATTATTTGATCCAAGAATAAGGTAT
This DNA window, taken from Dictyoglomus sp., encodes the following:
- a CDS encoding ABC transporter permease, whose product is MSYFLVIFVGLTIVFIVPRLSPIDPVQQMINTITMMGTYMDPEAIEKLTETLKDLYGLRGSLWQQYLTFWGRFLRGDFGPSFFRFPVPVIKLIGDSLPWTIGLLSISTFLSWLIGNILGGLCGFFYQKRWARALENIAMVIRPIPYYIFAFILLLVFGYFLKLFPIAGGFGIGSTPSFSLRFITELIRHAFLPLLSMMTLGIAVTLQSMRLIVQNVLREDFIVFAKAGGVRNRTLLFKYAIRNAMLPQITGLALSMGQIFGGALITEIVFSYPGMGTLLYNAINTGDYNLIMGITAISIIGIATFILIIDLLYPLFDPRIRYR